In one window of Limisphaerales bacterium DNA:
- a CDS encoding NTP transferase domain-containing protein encodes MKAIILAAGKGTRMGDLTDETPKPMLPVEGRAILEHIVTGLREAGVTEFCIITGWKAEAIESHFGDGADFGVSISYVRQIVQDGTGKAPELAKNFVGDDAFLLTYGDILVRPETYQKMLGRWGGGDFSGLVTVTGSEDVTKGGLFFFDQAFCLNHLVEKPSEAQLNELRERGILKDGETAWYNAGIYIFQPTLFQHTARLEKSPRGEYELTDALTAMLGDGDSIAGLEIAGRWVDVRDPQVLARLQAGGETP; translated from the coding sequence ATGAAAGCCATCATTCTAGCCGCCGGCAAGGGCACGCGCATGGGCGATCTTACGGATGAGACGCCCAAGCCGATGCTTCCTGTGGAGGGGCGGGCGATTTTGGAACACATCGTCACCGGCCTGCGCGAAGCGGGGGTGACTGAGTTTTGCATCATCACGGGTTGGAAGGCGGAGGCAATTGAATCGCACTTCGGCGATGGGGCGGATTTCGGGGTGAGTATTTCTTACGTGCGGCAAATCGTTCAGGATGGCACGGGGAAGGCACCGGAATTGGCGAAGAACTTTGTGGGCGATGACGCTTTTTTGCTGACGTATGGCGATATTTTGGTGAGGCCGGAGACGTATCAAAAGATGTTGGGGCGTTGGGGCGGCGGCGACTTTTCCGGATTGGTGACGGTAACCGGCAGTGAGGATGTGACGAAAGGTGGGTTGTTCTTTTTTGACCAGGCGTTTTGTTTGAATCATTTGGTGGAGAAACCTTCGGAAGCGCAACTGAATGAATTGCGCGAGAGGGGAATTTTGAAAGATGGCGAAACTGCCTGGTACAACGCGGGGATTTATATTTTCCAGCCGACGCTTTTCCAACACACGGCTCGGTTGGAAAAATCACCGCGCGGTGAGTATGAATTGACCGATGCGCTGACCGCAATGCTCGGTGACGGCGACTCCATCGCGGGGCTGGAAATCGCCGGGCGCTGGGTGGATGTGCGGGATCCCCAAGTGCTCGCCCGTCTGCAGGCCGGGGGTGAAACACCGTAA
- a CDS encoding 3-deoxy-7-phosphoheptulonate synthase, whose translation MRLVLGQRIAFTPPLVQTVTDLRIVSSEALPAPSQLMDELPRTPEQTAFVSRARREISAIIQGQDPRLMVVVGPCSIHDLAAGREYAERLRALADELQDRMLLLMRVYFEKPRTTLGWKGLIMDPHLNGTYEIPAGLRMARQFLGEVLDLGMPTATELLDPITPQYIADSLCWSAIGARTVESQTHRQMASGLSMPVGFKNSTAGDCEVAVNAILAATQQQTFLGITREGRASAVTTRGNPDCQIILRGGSNGPNYDADNVAAVEALADKCGLAAPSLMIDCSHGNSGKDPERQPAVLAHVIGQVAAGNRRIHSVMLESNLHGGAQKLGEDISTLSYGVSITDGCLSWAATEAVLREAYADLAGRFA comes from the coding sequence ATGAGGCTTGTATTGGGGCAGCGCATTGCCTTTACTCCGCCGCTTGTGCAAACGGTAACCGATTTACGCATTGTTTCCTCCGAGGCGCTGCCCGCTCCATCGCAGTTGATGGACGAGCTGCCGCGTACGCCGGAGCAAACGGCGTTTGTGTCCCGGGCGCGCCGGGAAATATCCGCCATCATCCAGGGCCAAGACCCGCGGCTGATGGTTGTGGTTGGCCCCTGCTCCATTCATGACCTGGCCGCCGGTCGCGAATACGCCGAGCGCCTGCGCGCGTTGGCCGATGAGCTGCAGGATCGCATGCTTCTGCTGATGCGCGTGTATTTTGAGAAACCCCGCACCACCCTCGGCTGGAAGGGGTTGATCATGGATCCGCACCTCAACGGCACCTACGAAATCCCCGCCGGCCTGCGAATGGCGCGGCAATTTTTGGGCGAGGTGCTGGACCTCGGCATGCCCACCGCCACTGAGTTGCTCGATCCCATCACCCCGCAATACATTGCCGACAGCCTGTGCTGGTCGGCCATTGGCGCGCGGACGGTGGAGAGCCAAACGCACCGGCAAATGGCCAGCGGCCTGTCCATGCCCGTGGGATTCAAAAACTCCACCGCCGGCGATTGCGAGGTGGCCGTCAACGCCATCCTTGCCGCCACCCAGCAGCAAACTTTCCTGGGCATCACCCGCGAAGGCCGGGCGAGCGCGGTGACCACCCGCGGCAATCCGGACTGCCAAATCATTCTTCGCGGTGGCAGCAACGGGCCCAACTACGATGCCGACAACGTGGCCGCCGTGGAGGCGTTGGCCGACAAGTGCGGCTTGGCCGCCCCTTCGTTGATGATCGATTGCAGCCACGGCAACAGCGGTAAGGATCCCGAGCGGCAACCCGCCGTGTTGGCTCATGTGATCGGGCAAGTGGCGGCCGGGAACCGGCGTATTCATTCCGTGATGCTGGAGAGCAACCTGCATGGCGGCGCCCAAAAACTTGGCGAAGATATCAGCACCCTCTCATACGGCGTGAGCATCACCGATGGCTGCCTCAGCTGGGCCGCCACCGAAGCCGTCCTGCGCGAAGCTTACGCGGACTTGGCCGGGCGGTTTGCATAA
- the tig gene encoding trigger factor: MNVKVEVIELAPCKKQLRFNLPAEDVDAAFAEVTRTFRKQANLPGYRKGKAPEAKVAAQFAGKIQDQVREQLLNDCYRKGLEDNKIRPILQPEVEEVNFKQGEALDFLATVETAPDFEMPEYKGLPAKKPKLEISDADVDNALDKLREGRAEYKERERGTQAGDYVVVSFTGTSDGKPLTDFSPTARGMTKQENFPLHVHADEHDHFIPGFTRQLIDAKPGDERTVKVTIPDEFPSQPKLQGLDVVYEVKVQQVKEKVLPELTDEFAKSWEAESVDQLRQGVRDDLKSNQEGEAMRVVRAQVHEELMKKVNFPVPEPVQQNELRIVVENMVRTRRAGGASEEDIEAAKEQITAEANPVAMDRARWFFIHPLIAETEKIEVSREEVLRTIAMQAQQMGKDPQQHVKELADNNQISAIQNQIREHKVIEFIAEHAEIELVDPPKPEPGDHDHDHGHSHG, from the coding sequence GTGAATGTAAAAGTTGAAGTAATTGAATTAGCGCCATGCAAAAAACAACTGCGCTTTAATCTACCGGCCGAAGATGTGGACGCGGCGTTTGCCGAGGTAACCCGCACATTCCGCAAGCAAGCCAATCTGCCCGGCTATCGCAAGGGCAAGGCGCCGGAAGCCAAAGTAGCGGCGCAGTTTGCCGGGAAAATTCAGGATCAAGTGCGCGAGCAATTGCTCAACGACTGCTACCGCAAAGGGCTTGAAGACAACAAAATCCGCCCGATCCTGCAGCCGGAAGTGGAGGAAGTCAATTTCAAGCAAGGCGAGGCGCTGGACTTTTTGGCCACGGTGGAAACCGCGCCGGATTTCGAAATGCCGGAGTACAAAGGGTTGCCCGCCAAAAAACCGAAACTGGAAATCAGCGATGCCGACGTGGACAACGCGCTGGACAAACTCCGCGAAGGTCGCGCGGAATACAAAGAGCGGGAACGCGGTACGCAAGCGGGCGATTACGTGGTGGTCAGCTTCACCGGCACCAGTGACGGCAAGCCACTCACGGATTTTTCCCCCACCGCGCGCGGGATGACCAAGCAGGAAAATTTCCCGCTGCACGTACACGCCGATGAGCACGATCATTTTATTCCCGGCTTCACCCGGCAACTGATCGACGCCAAACCCGGCGACGAACGCACGGTGAAGGTAACCATCCCCGACGAATTTCCCAGCCAACCGAAATTGCAAGGGCTGGATGTGGTTTACGAAGTGAAAGTGCAGCAGGTGAAAGAAAAAGTGCTGCCCGAATTAACCGATGAATTTGCCAAAAGCTGGGAAGCCGAAAGCGTGGACCAATTGCGCCAAGGCGTGCGGGACGATTTAAAATCAAACCAGGAAGGCGAAGCAATGCGCGTCGTACGCGCGCAAGTGCACGAGGAGTTGATGAAAAAAGTAAACTTCCCCGTGCCTGAACCCGTGCAGCAAAACGAACTGCGCATCGTCGTAGAAAATATGGTGCGCACCCGCCGTGCCGGCGGCGCCTCGGAGGAAGATATCGAGGCGGCCAAAGAGCAAATCACTGCCGAGGCCAACCCCGTTGCCATGGATCGTGCACGCTGGTTTTTCATTCATCCCCTCATCGCTGAAACAGAAAAAATTGAAGTCAGTCGTGAAGAAGTGCTGCGCACCATCGCCATGCAAGCCCAGCAAATGGGCAAGGACCCCCAGCAACACGTTAAAGAGCTGGCCGACAACAATCAGATCAGCGCCATCCAAAACCAAATCCGAGAACATAAAGTCATCGAGTTCATCGCCGAACACGCCGAGATTGAGTTGGTGGACCCACCCAAACCGGAACCCGGCGATCACGATCACGACCACGGGCATTCGCACGGATAA
- a CDS encoding c-type cytochrome, whose product MRKLLFIFLATAAVHIPAAEPQPGLALTWRVGEATAATVVPNLWLYVPAGRPASPFVPAGRFTATIEGFVNIDLRGDYSFHATGKGGVKLEVNNVVLLDLKGISGVAEAKTKVVRLNKGANAIKVTYSSPNKGDAQLRIFWSDRPDKPLPHEPIRNGQLTHLPSRLLTQANLVETGREIFIEHRCQRCHTVDGNKGTDIPELAMSGPGFDAIGDRRHREWMAQWILNPKAQRRGARMPTLLHGETAPGDAAAIAVYLASLNGPAKPAVEYPKPDFMAGEELAEQLNCVGCHTLPGTAAEAGKLSLDHINRKFPMGELADFLHAPNRHYAWTRMPKFALTAKEAWDISQWLRVKAPAYAEPQIDEDIAALAHGKKLVTTLGCVNCHDHKGENKFTALKLSALVVDKWNGGCLADEPGGRSPRFGFTPVQRAALRAFGATDRQSLHRHEPAEFARRQMRVLHCNACHGELDGFPKLDAIGHKLKPEWMQTLFAGTRKQPARPWLAHRMPAFPARAKPLAHGLAQAHGWPAQTPVKQAPVNARLAELGRKLVGIDGGFSCIACHGVKHREPLQVFEAQGVNFAEVGARVRPDYFLRWMLDPLRVDSQTRMPDYFDEDARSVLVDVLEGDAKQQIEAIRQYLRQGNKMKLPVMQ is encoded by the coding sequence ATGCGAAAACTTTTATTCATTTTTCTGGCCACCGCGGCAGTTCATATCCCCGCCGCCGAGCCGCAGCCGGGCTTGGCGCTCACTTGGCGGGTGGGCGAGGCCACGGCGGCGACGGTGGTGCCGAATCTTTGGTTGTATGTGCCGGCAGGGCGGCCGGCTTCGCCCTTTGTGCCCGCCGGTCGGTTTACGGCCACAATTGAGGGGTTTGTGAATATTGATCTGCGCGGCGATTACTCATTCCACGCCACCGGTAAAGGCGGGGTGAAGCTGGAGGTTAATAATGTGGTGCTGCTCGATCTAAAAGGGATCAGCGGTGTGGCTGAGGCTAAAACCAAAGTGGTGCGGCTCAACAAAGGCGCCAACGCCATTAAGGTCACTTATAGCAGCCCGAACAAGGGCGACGCGCAGTTGAGGATTTTTTGGAGCGACCGTCCCGATAAACCGCTGCCGCATGAACCCATCCGCAATGGCCAACTTACGCATTTACCCAGCCGGCTGCTCACGCAGGCGAACCTTGTCGAAACCGGCCGGGAAATTTTCATCGAGCATCGCTGTCAACGCTGCCACACAGTTGATGGCAACAAAGGCACGGACATTCCCGAACTGGCCATGAGCGGGCCGGGCTTCGACGCCATCGGAGACCGCCGCCACCGCGAATGGATGGCCCAATGGATTCTAAACCCCAAAGCACAGCGCCGCGGCGCACGCATGCCAACGCTTTTGCACGGCGAAACAGCCCCCGGCGATGCCGCTGCCATTGCGGTGTACTTAGCCAGCCTCAACGGCCCTGCCAAGCCGGCAGTGGAATATCCCAAACCCGACTTCATGGCGGGCGAAGAGTTGGCCGAGCAATTGAATTGTGTTGGCTGCCACACGCTTCCCGGCACGGCGGCGGAGGCAGGAAAATTGTCACTCGATCATATCAATCGAAAATTTCCTATGGGCGAGCTGGCCGATTTCCTGCACGCGCCCAATCGTCATTACGCATGGACGCGAATGCCAAAGTTTGCCCTCACCGCCAAGGAGGCGTGGGATATTTCACAATGGCTGCGGGTGAAGGCTCCAGCCTATGCCGAACCGCAAATTGATGAAGACATCGCCGCACTCGCGCACGGAAAAAAACTGGTCACCACGCTCGGCTGCGTTAATTGCCACGATCACAAAGGCGAAAATAAATTCACCGCGCTCAAGCTCTCCGCGTTGGTCGTCGACAAATGGAATGGAGGGTGCCTTGCTGATGAACCCGGCGGGAGGTCGCCGCGCTTTGGCTTTACGCCCGTTCAACGCGCTGCGCTGCGCGCTTTTGGAGCGACGGATCGCCAGTCGTTGCACCGTCATGAGCCCGCCGAATTTGCCCGGCGCCAAATGCGCGTGCTCCATTGCAATGCCTGCCACGGTGAGCTCGATGGATTTCCCAAGCTCGATGCCATTGGCCACAAACTCAAGCCCGAGTGGATGCAGACGCTTTTCGCGGGCACGCGGAAACAGCCCGCCCGCCCGTGGCTGGCCCATCGCATGCCGGCCTTTCCGGCGCGCGCCAAGCCGCTAGCGCACGGGCTCGCCCAAGCTCACGGTTGGCCGGCGCAAACGCCCGTGAAACAAGCGCCGGTGAATGCCCGGCTCGCCGAGCTGGGCCGCAAACTCGTTGGGATTGATGGCGGTTTTTCCTGCATCGCCTGCCACGGCGTGAAGCATCGCGAGCCCCTGCAAGTTTTCGAGGCGCAGGGCGTGAACTTCGCTGAAGTGGGCGCGCGCGTGCGGCCGGATTATTTTTTGCGGTGGATGCTCGACCCACTGCGTGTGGATTCGCAAACTCGAATGCCGGATTATTTTGATGAAGACGCTCGCAGCGTATTGGTTGATGTGCTGGAAGGTGATGCGAAGCAACAAATTGAAGCCATCCGTCAGTACCTCCGCCAAGGCAACAAAATGAAACTGCCTGTTATGCAGTAG
- a CDS encoding PQQ-binding-like beta-propeller repeat protein: MRFIALFLVVSYSLCAENWPGWRGPRGDGSSLETKIPTQWSSTKNLAWKSPLPGRGHSSPVIWGDKIFLLACLPEKEERVLLCIDRRDGKSLWQRTVLKTPLEVIHRLNSRASSTPVTDGKFVYVTFMKVSDKKIPAPNVGSPRLISPGTIMVAAYDMAGKQQWAKEVGDFISAHGFNACPVLYRDLVIINGDHDGNAYLTALDRTTGLPRWKVNRENKTRSYATPIIRTIGGREQMILSGSKSVASYDPASGQRHWIIDGPTEQFVASMIYNGQYLFVTGGFPERHILAIRPDGRGNVTQTHIAWRAKRGAAYVPSPVTLGPYFLIVSDSGIASCFRADDGERLWMERLGGGHSASAISAGGLVYFVSDKGTTTVVRPGSKFEVVAKNELGEKVSSSPAISQGQIFIRGEKHLFCIGNNSK, translated from the coding sequence ATGCGCTTCATAGCACTCTTTCTGGTTGTTTCATATTCATTATGTGCAGAAAACTGGCCGGGCTGGCGCGGGCCACGCGGCGATGGCTCGAGCTTGGAAACCAAGATTCCTACTCAGTGGAGTTCCACAAAAAATCTCGCTTGGAAATCACCGCTGCCTGGACGCGGCCATTCTTCGCCAGTCATTTGGGGGGATAAAATCTTCCTGCTGGCTTGCCTGCCGGAGAAGGAGGAACGCGTGCTGCTTTGCATCGACCGACGAGACGGCAAATCACTTTGGCAACGCACCGTGCTCAAGACTCCGCTCGAAGTCATCCATCGCCTCAACAGCCGCGCCTCCAGCACGCCGGTCACTGATGGGAAATTTGTTTACGTCACGTTCATGAAAGTGAGTGACAAAAAGATTCCCGCGCCCAATGTCGGCTCGCCGCGCCTTATCTCGCCCGGCACCATTATGGTGGCGGCCTATGACATGGCCGGGAAACAGCAATGGGCAAAAGAAGTGGGTGACTTCATCAGCGCGCACGGGTTCAACGCCTGCCCGGTTCTGTATCGCGACCTCGTCATTATCAATGGCGACCATGACGGCAACGCCTACCTCACCGCGCTGGATCGCACCACCGGCTTGCCGCGCTGGAAAGTGAACCGCGAAAACAAAACGCGCAGCTACGCCACCCCCATCATCCGCACCATCGGCGGCCGCGAACAAATGATTTTATCCGGCAGTAAATCCGTCGCCAGCTACGATCCCGCCAGCGGCCAACGGCATTGGATCATTGACGGCCCCACCGAGCAATTCGTGGCATCAATGATTTACAACGGCCAATATCTGTTTGTCACCGGCGGTTTTCCTGAGCGCCACATTTTGGCCATTCGCCCCGATGGCCGCGGCAATGTCACCCAAACACACATCGCCTGGCGCGCCAAACGCGGCGCGGCTTACGTCCCCTCACCCGTGACGTTGGGGCCGTATTTTCTGATTGTGTCCGACAGCGGCATTGCCAGCTGTTTCCGCGCGGATGATGGGGAGCGACTGTGGATGGAGCGCCTCGGAGGCGGTCATAGTGCCTCCGCCATTTCCGCGGGCGGATTGGTTTATTTTGTATCAGACAAAGGCACAACCACCGTCGTGCGGCCGGGCTCCAAGTTTGAAGTGGTCGCGAAAAATGAGTTGGGTGAGAAGGTCTCCTCCAGTCCTGCAATCAGTCAGGGACAAATTTTTATCCGCGGAGAAAAACACCTCTTTTGCATTGGGAATAATTCGAAATAA
- a CDS encoding DUF1080 domain-containing protein: MTSMRLFFVALFFSVSGLLAGEPNTLSKAEKAAGWQLLFDGKNINAHWRNLGQKEVTGAGWVIKEGVLIKEEGRAAGNILTRRTWTDYEFTWEWQVGVKGNNGVKYMVLEKRGAIGHEYQMIDDSFWQKSPLSLTGVFYAVLPRDVKLAEPVRINKWNQSRIKVLGQKVEHWLNGEKILSYTLGSERVLAGVAKSKFKKFEGFGKKVTGHILLTDHKDRCAFRNLKIRELK, encoded by the coding sequence ATGACATCCATGCGGCTTTTTTTTGTGGCTCTTTTCTTCTCCGTGTCCGGCTTGTTGGCCGGCGAACCCAACACCCTGTCCAAGGCCGAGAAGGCGGCTGGTTGGCAGTTGCTCTTTGATGGCAAAAACATCAACGCGCATTGGCGCAATCTCGGGCAAAAGGAAGTGACCGGTGCGGGCTGGGTGATTAAGGAGGGCGTGCTGATCAAGGAGGAAGGCCGAGCGGCCGGGAACATTCTCACGCGCCGGACTTGGACGGATTATGAATTCACCTGGGAATGGCAGGTGGGCGTCAAGGGCAACAACGGCGTGAAATACATGGTGCTCGAGAAGCGCGGCGCGATCGGGCATGAGTACCAGATGATCGATGACAGTTTCTGGCAGAAGAGTCCGTTAAGCTTGACCGGCGTGTTTTATGCCGTGCTACCGCGCGATGTGAAATTGGCTGAGCCGGTACGCATCAACAAATGGAATCAATCCCGCATCAAAGTGCTGGGCCAAAAGGTGGAGCATTGGTTGAATGGTGAAAAAATCTTGAGCTACACGCTCGGCAGCGAGCGCGTGTTGGCCGGTGTGGCCAAGAGCAAGTTCAAGAAATTTGAGGGCTTTGGCAAAAAGGTCACCGGCCACATTCTGCTAACCGATCACAAGGATCGCTGTGCGTTTCGTAACCTTAAAATTCGCGAACTGAAATGA
- a CDS encoding ThuA domain-containing protein, with product MKFYEAMVGRFLRNRHGALGERALPWIMVVLFTFSVDAAPKQLLVLGQKPDGHPPGTHEYMPGARVVQALMAGHQDVQVTVAQADEPWPEGPGLIAKADGIVLFLNEGGRFIQEDPKRAKAFADFAKRGGGFVVYHWGMGAKEVPLITPFLNLFGGCHGGPDRKYTVVKEAQFKVAAPKHPVMSGIQSFELPFEEFYYKLKVPKNPKHWTPLVQVPIEGNVETVGWAWERPDGGRSVGYSGLHFHVNWRHKQYRRLIAQAALWTLKLPVPKGGLPAKLDPKVIDLN from the coding sequence ATGAAGTTTTATGAAGCGATGGTAGGGCGGTTTCTCCGAAACCGCCACGGCGCGCTCGGAGAGCGAGCCCTACCTTGGATCATGGTGGTGCTGTTCACTTTTTCTGTGGATGCCGCACCCAAGCAATTACTCGTCCTCGGCCAAAAACCGGACGGGCATCCGCCAGGCACACACGAATACATGCCGGGCGCGCGGGTGGTGCAGGCGCTGATGGCCGGGCATCAGGACGTGCAGGTGACGGTAGCGCAGGCCGATGAACCGTGGCCCGAGGGGCCGGGATTGATCGCCAAAGCGGATGGCATTGTGCTCTTTCTCAACGAAGGCGGCCGCTTCATTCAGGAGGATCCAAAACGCGCCAAGGCCTTTGCGGATTTTGCTAAACGCGGCGGTGGTTTTGTAGTCTATCACTGGGGCATGGGCGCGAAAGAGGTGCCGTTGATTACGCCGTTTCTAAATCTGTTTGGCGGATGCCACGGTGGTCCGGATCGTAAATACACCGTGGTGAAGGAGGCGCAGTTTAAAGTCGCCGCACCGAAGCATCCGGTGATGTCCGGAATTCAATCCTTCGAGCTGCCGTTTGAGGAATTTTACTACAAACTGAAGGTGCCCAAAAACCCGAAGCATTGGACGCCACTAGTGCAGGTGCCGATCGAGGGCAACGTGGAAACCGTCGGCTGGGCCTGGGAACGCCCCGATGGCGGTCGTTCGGTCGGCTACAGTGGTCTGCACTTTCACGTGAACTGGCGGCATAAGCAGTATCGGCGGCTGATTGCCCAGGCCGCTCTGTGGACCCTCAAGCTACCTGTTCCAAAAGGAGGTCTTCCCGCGAAACTCGATCCCAAGGTCATCGACCTGAATTAA